A window of Nitrospirota bacterium genomic DNA:
TCAGTATCCTGAGCGCGGTGGAAGGATCAGCCCTTATCCCTGGCTTTGAGAATATTTCGCGGGGAACCATTGTGTCGATCGCTATACTTATCGCCATAGCGCTTTTTCTTGTCCAGCGCAAAGGAACTGAAAAGGTCTCCTTTGCCTTTGGCCCGATCATGTGCGTCTGGTTTCTGGCCCTTGCCTTTCTCGGCATTGCAGCTATATCCGAAGCTCCTGAAATACTGAGGGCGCTTAACCCTTACTACGGGATAAACTTTCTCGCACAAAACGGCTTTAAAGGCTATATAGCCCTTGGTGAGATCATCCTCTGCGCCACAGGAGGCGAAGCGCTTTACGCGGATATGGGGCACCTCGGGGCAAAGCCTATACGCGAGGCATGGGGCGGGGTGTTTATCGCCCTTGCACTGAGCTACCTCGGCCAGGGCGCATACCTGCTGAAACATCCTGAGGCGAGCAATGTACTTTTTGAAATGGCATTCCATTACATACAGATGCTGTATGTGCCGTTCCTCCTGCTCAGCATCTTTGCAACGGTCATCGCATCGCAGGCGATGATCAGCGGGATGTTCTCGGTCATATATCAGGCAATAACGATACGCATCATGCCTCCGCTGAAGGTAGGCTATACATCCATCGACAGAAAATCCCAGATATATATCCCTTCCGTAAACTGGTTCCTTCTTGCTGCCGTTATCTTCATCATGCTGGAGTTCAGGGCATCAAGCAGCCTTGCCGCTGCTTACGGGCTTGCTGTCACAGGCACAATGACCATTACAGGCATTATGATCACATGGATCTTCTACCGCAGGAGAAAACCCATGTACGCGCTGCTGGCAGCTTTCATCACCTGCGTTGACATGGTATACCTTTCGTCCAATTTCTATAAGATCCCTCACGGAGGCTACTGGTCATTGATACTCGCCTCTGTTCCGCTTGGTTTGATATTTATCTTTACAGAGGGACAGAAGAGGCTCTACAGAAAAATGACCTTCATGCCTTTTGCTGACTTCATCAAGAAATTCAATTTATCATATACAGCAGGGCCGAGGATAAAAGGCACCGCGCTTTTCCTTTTAAAAGATGTCAAAAACATCCCCCCGTATATTTCGCAGACCATGTTCTCTCACGGAATAATGTATGAGGAGAATATCTTTATCTCCATCATGAGCAGGAGCGACCCTTTCGGCATTACAGGTTTCTACCGGGAGGACATCGCAAAAGGGCTGCGATTCTTTGAGATACAGGCAGGCTATATGGAGCTTGTATCAGCAGAGGACATCCTGTTAGAGGAAGGAATTGAAGAGAGGGCGGTCTATTACGGGCTTGAAGATATCTCAGCCGGACATCCTGTCTGGAGAATATTCTCCCTCATCAAGAGAACCATGCCTACATTCATAAAGTTCTACGACTTCCCGCCTGAGAAACTGCACGGCGTCATCACAAAGGTGAGGATGTAGGTTTGGGGATTATTGAATAGAGTTTACGGCAATGACAGGTTCGGGGATTTGCCGAAGATGTATTTGAAGTCCTCGTCCTCGAACATGAGCCCGCCGCCGATATACGCGCCGACCTGGTCTTCATTAAAGAAGTTATCTATACCGCCGCTTACGAACATATATTTGAAGAATTTATAATCAACGCCGACCTTTGCATGTGCCCTCTCTGCCTTTACTTCATCGGCGTTAAAGTCCCAGATATCAAGCCTTACCCTGCCGATATCATCATTGAAATAATAATCGCTGCCGACCCCGAGAGTCGTCTCTGTCATGCCGATCCTTAGTGCAAGGTTCTCGAAACGTTTTGCAAACTGGGCAGTGAACTCAAACTTGCTGGCAACCTCCTCCTTTGTGGAAGTGGCCCCGTTTATGTCTGTGACAGTTGTCTCCACTGAACCGTTAGGGTCTTTTACAACTCCTAAAATATAGTATTTATCAGGCCGAGGCTGAAGCGTAAGGTCAAAATATCCCCTCCAGTCACTGCCCCTGACACTGTAGTCAGCCCTGAAATCCATGTAGGTTCTGAGCTTGTCAGTGACATCAATAGCCTTTTCTGCCCCTCCGGCAACCTTGTTCAGCGAGTCGTATAGCTCTTGTTCTTTCAATAGCTTCCCGATCGTGCCCTCGCCTTTTTCCAGCTTGGTGGTGATCTTATTTACTGATGCAGACACATCTCTGATATTCTGGACACTGTCCTTCAGCGCAAACCTGTTTTCCTCGATCACAACCTTAAGGTCTCCGGCAACCTGCTGAAGATCATCAACCAATCCCGGCGCCTTCTCATCCAGCTTGGCAGCGACCCTCTCAAGACTGGCGATAAGGCCGGGGCCTTTTTCAGCAAGCGTCTTTGAGAATTCCTCAAAATTGGCAAGGGTAACATGCAGCGGCTCCTTGTTTTCGGCAAGTATGACCTTCAGGTCTTCTGATATTATCTGAAGGTTATGAATCACCTCTGATATCGCTTTTTTCTCAGGATCCTGAAGTATATCTCCTAAAGATCCCGCAAGCGTGCCTACATTTGCGCCTGCGGCTGTGAGCTCAGTGGCAAGCACATCCATATCAGCGGAAGGGTCTATATGGGTTATATAATCGCCGTCTTTAAGAAGGGCATGGTCAGAAGTGCCTACTGTAAGAGAAAGGTATTTGTCGCCAAGAAGCCCGGTCATTCTCAGAGAGGCCTTGGCATTCTCATAGATCTTATTCTCAGGCCTTATCAGTAGCGTCAGCTCTGCCTTGCCGTCCTTGAGCTCTATCTTTTTAACAATGCCTGAATCAACGCCTGCTATCTTGATCCTTGAATTCTCGTCAAGGCCACTTATATTGTCAAAGGCCACATGCAGCCTGTAGCCCTTATCCAGGATATTCGAGAGAATGCCCACCTTAAGGGTCATATAGGAAAGGATAAGGATGACTATGATCGCAAATATCCCTACCTTGAGCTCTGCTGATAAATTTCTCATATTTTCATTCCCTGAAGTGTAATAGGGCCCTCGGCATTTCCCTCGACAAACTGTTTCACCGCAGGGTCTTTGGTATTTTTAATCTCATCAGGCGTGCCTTCTGAAATAATTACTCCATTATAAAGCATGGCGATCCTATCTGCAATCTTATAGGCGCTCTTCATGTCGTGAGTGATGGCGATAGAGGTTATGTTCAGCCTCTCCCGCATCTCAATTATAAGCTCATCTATTACATCAGCCATTATCGGGTCAAGCCCTGTTGTCGGCTCATCATAAAGCAGTATCTCCGGCTCCATCGCGATTGCACGGGCAAGCCCGACACGCTTTCTCATCCCTCCTGAAAGCTCTGAAGGCATGAGGTCCTCCACGCCTGCAAGCCCAACGAGTTTAAGCTTTTGCGACGCTGCCTCTTTGATCTCTTTTTCGGACATTCTGGTATGCCTCATCAATCCAAACCCGACATTCTCCCAGACCTTCATGGAATCAAAGAGCGCGGCTGACTGAAAGAGCATGCCGAACTTTTTTCTTATATTGTTCAGCCCGTCTTCATTAAGCCCTGACAGGTCAACGGTATCAATGAAGACCTTGCCCTTGTCAGGAGCCAGCAATCCTATGATATGCTTCAGGATAACGCTCTTTCCCGAGCCGCTTCCTCCTATGACAACAAGGCTCTCGCCCTTCTCTATCTTCAGGTTCACGCCGCGCAGGACGTGGTTACTGCCGAAGGATTTATGTATATCAATCAGCTCTATCATCAGAAGAGCCATGCTGACAGAAAATAGTCAGAGATAAGTATCGTCATTGATGAGAGCACGACAGCGCCGATAGTAGCCTTGCCAACACCCTCGGCTCCGCCCCTTGTGTAATATCCGCGGTAACAGCTGATAAGTGAGAAGGAGGCGCCGAAGAATGCCGCCTTGATCAGGCCGTTATAAATATCAGCAGCCTCAAGGTAGTCCCAGGTAGCGTTAAGATATGAGGTAGAACTTGCGCCAAGCAGTGTCACTGTGACAAAGTATCCGCCCATTATGCCTATGATATCCGTGACAATGACAAGCGCGGGCATCATTATCAGGCCTGAAAGAAACCTCGGCACAATGAGGTATTTGACCGGGTTGGCGGCAAGCGTCTCAAGCGCGTCTATCTGCTCTGTGACCCTCATGGTTCCAAGCTCTGCAGCCATGGCAGCTCCCGCGCGCCCTGTGACGATAAGGGCGCAGAGAACAGGCCCGAGCTCTCTCGTCATGGACAAAGCTACAACAGAACCTACAAGCCCCTCAGCCCCGAACCTCTTGAATCCGGTATAGCTCTGAAGGGCGAGGACCATCCCTGTAAATACAGCTGTAATGAGCACCACAGGGAGCGAGTTTATCCCTATCTCCACCATCTGCTTTGCCGTATTTCTTATCTCATATGGAGGTTTGACAGTCTGCTTTACAACAGAAACAAGCAGGAGGATTACCTGCCCAACCTCTTCTATCGGCTTTTTTACCGTCCTGCCTATGAACTCTGCGGTCTTAACAAACATTATTCACCTGCTTTTATTTTTATATGGATATTTAGCCTCTATCAACACTAACTGGGAAAGGTTTAAGATTTATAATGAACTTGAATATGGCAAGCTTTTTACAAAATCTTCCATAAAGTCAAAATCGGGACTACCTTTTTTATCTACTGGTAATTTTATTATAGATTCCTTCATTCGTTCAAGTCCCCATTTACGACCATATGAATACCTGTATTTTTCCATTTTAATTAATGTTACAAAAAATAGAGCAATATATTTATTGATCTTAAATTTCGGTGTGAAAATATGGACGTCTTCTGTTGAGCAATAGGCAAGTGGCTGATAAAATGCTTCTGCAACGCTGCCGTTCCTATTAACAGATATTGTATTTGCACTATGAACTGTTGGTGCATCAATAAAATTTGTTATTCCATTATTTGAATCAATAGAAGTTACAAATGGAGTGTTGCCTTTCACCACATCTTTAATTCTTGGGCCTTTTCCTCTTTCAATAGAAAATAATTCATTGTATTTGAAATATTTCCAATTTTCAGGATGTAACTCAATTTTCTTTTTAATAAGAGGGTTGGTGTTAGGCAATGGAACTGAATCAAGTTTAATTTTTCTAAAATCTTCAGGCAATCTATCAGGAACTAACAAGGTATCTAATGTGATATTAGCTTCTCTACCATGAGATGTGTATCTATATCTATTTGCCTCTATTACTTTACAGTAATAGAGTTTCTCAATCACAGACATTTCTCTTTTTGGCTTTAGCACTTTAATGTTTTGAGCCGTATAAAAAATATCTTGCTGAATAAAAGAACTTAATAAATAAGTGCCGCCAAGAGTAACAGTTATTAACCCAGCAGGAAATGGTTCTACATCATTAAATCTTGATACTTTTGCCATAACGCCAAGATTTTGACTACTTCGTGAAACAAAATTAATATCACTCAACTCATCGGTTTCCAATTTGTACAAGTCAAATTGATTACCGTATTGAATGTCAAAGATTGTGTTTAGCTCAACTAATTTCATTGATTTAAAACTTTAAAAGCTACATATTTCTTTACTTCATTAAGAAAATCAGAGGGAGTGAGTTTTGAATAGTCCGTTTCCATAAATGCTTCTGCACACCATTCATCATAAGCAGAAACAATTTTTTTTACACTAAATCCTGCTTCTTCAGTACGGTTTCTGAAATGGTGTACCCATTTATCTTTTATATTTTCCCATTTCCCATAAACATCGATTCTACCTTTATTTTTACGCTTTTCAAAACCATCATCTTTAAAATAACCAAAAAATGTTTCCTTGTTTTCAGGATGTGGTTTGTGTGCAGTAAACACCATAATACAAGCAACCACTCCCACATCAGAGTTGATAAACAACTCATCAGGCATTGATAATACAGCTTCTAATGTATGGTTCTCTAAAAGTTTCTTTTTCAACTCAAAAACTTTTCCAGATTGTGCTAAAGCACTTTGCATTGGCACAATAGCAACACAAGTCCCACCATCGACTAAGCATTCTAAATTATTTAGAACAAATTCAAGCTCATCAATATCTTTTTTCTTGTCTGCTTTGTATGGTGGATTTAAAAAACCAACGGTGGGTTTTCTGTTTTTTACTAATTTGATAATATCATCATCAAAACAATTTCCATTTATGATGTTTGTTTTCCCGTCTTGATGGATATACATATTTGAAACCGCTAAAGCAAAAATATGTGATTGATATTCCACGCCAATCAAATGATTCTTTTTTATTTCTTTTATTTTTTCTTGGTCTCCTTTTGCACTCTCAATCATTTTTTTCATTCCGCTAATTAAAAAACCACTTGTTCCAGTACAGTTATCATAAGCAATGCTATTTTTATTTACTTGGGCTAAATCGGAAAATAATTCAGTAATGTGGGGTGGGGTAAGAACTATCCCTAACCCTTTGTCGCTGTTTGCGTAACGTAGGAACTCAATATACAACTGACCAAGAACATCAAAGTATTCATGAGTTTTTATAAATGAATTTATGTTCTCATCAATATTTGTGATCAAATTTTTCAACACTTCTTTTTTCGTAGAAAGTGAAGTGTCAGTTCTGATAAAACTAAACTGAATGTTGAGGTTGTCAAGTTTATCGCCTTTGATGTTGGCATTTTTTAGCTCATTGCTTACTGTGTCAACAAGATAGTTTGCTAATTCTTTAGACGCATTTTCAACTTTCTCCTTTTTATCTTCTGCCGTGTCTTTTGTGTTTGTTGAACCAAATAGGGGATAAGCAGTTTTAAATGCCTTGTTCTCTAATGCTATTAGAATGCAACTGATTAATAAACTCCTCTGACTTTCTAAAATTTTATAAGAGTGTAATGTTTCATTCAACTGTTTTGTGAACTCTAGTAGAGTATTATAATCCTGGCGAAACTTTTCAGGGCTTTTTAAATAGCCGTCTAAGTAATCATTTGCTGAAAGTAGCTTGTTGCCAAAAATTGCAACTGCCTTTCTTTCGCCTTTTAATTGTAGAAAGTGAGAAACCTTAAGTTGTTGCTTTGTTTGCCCGCTAACTGCAATAGCCAATACATCAAAGTCTTTTGATAAATATGAAGAATACAAAAGTACACCGTCAACCGCGAATTCAGAAAACTTATCTTTAGTCGGGCTTTCATGTTTTGTATTGTCTGCCTTACACTCGATAACAATAAGTAATTCCGAGTTACCAAAAAAAGAAATGAGAAATTCAGGTCTACCTTTTCCGCTTCCCTTTTTTGATGCTGACTTTAAAAGCTTATTAATCTTGGCATTGTCTGATGCCTGTTCCTCAAAGTGGATAATATCCTTGAATTTTCCAAAGTGAGAGCGAACAATACTTTCGGTTTTTCTTTCATTCATTTCAGAAATTATATCATTTCCACGTATTATTAATTAACCAAAGAAACTATATCTTCAATCTCCCGAAGTTTATCAGTGATTCCAGTAGCCATTACAAATATATTTTAACTTACAAGCCTTAAATGTGATCTTTGACCAAAATACATATAACGCAATTCATGAGCATGAATTGCAAGGAGATGACTCAATTCAGATAAATTATAATTTAATTCTTTTTCATAAGTATCAAATAATTCTTTTAACAATGTGGGTTCTTCTATAGGAATATCAAGTTCTCTTGGTTCACATTTACGATAGCCAGCTT
This region includes:
- a CDS encoding KUP/HAK/KT family potassium transporter; protein product: MTGILKALGLVFGDIGTSPIYTVTVVFILLRPTPDNIMGVMSLIIWTLVILVFLQYNWFAMGLSIRGEGGTIVLKEILAPLISSKKKAAFITILTFIGVSLLIGDGVITPAISILSAVEGSALIPGFENISRGTIVSIAILIAIALFLVQRKGTEKVSFAFGPIMCVWFLALAFLGIAAISEAPEILRALNPYYGINFLAQNGFKGYIALGEIILCATGGEALYADMGHLGAKPIREAWGGVFIALALSYLGQGAYLLKHPEASNVLFEMAFHYIQMLYVPFLLLSIFATVIASQAMISGMFSVIYQAITIRIMPPLKVGYTSIDRKSQIYIPSVNWFLLAAVIFIMLEFRASSSLAAAYGLAVTGTMTITGIMITWIFYRRRKPMYALLAAFITCVDMVYLSSNFYKIPHGGYWSLILASVPLGLIFIFTEGQKRLYRKMTFMPFADFIKKFNLSYTAGPRIKGTALFLLKDVKNIPPYISQTMFSHGIMYEENIFISIMSRSDPFGITGFYREDIAKGLRFFEIQAGYMELVSAEDILLEEGIEERAVYYGLEDISAGHPVWRIFSLIKRTMPTFIKFYDFPPEKLHGVITKVRM
- a CDS encoding ABC transporter permease, with translation MFVKTAEFIGRTVKKPIEEVGQVILLLVSVVKQTVKPPYEIRNTAKQMVEIGINSLPVVLITAVFTGMVLALQSYTGFKRFGAEGLVGSVVALSMTRELGPVLCALIVTGRAGAAMAAELGTMRVTEQIDALETLAANPVKYLIVPRFLSGLIMMPALVIVTDIIGIMGGYFVTVTLLGASSTSYLNATWDYLEAADIYNGLIKAAFFGASFSLISCYRGYYTRGGAEGVGKATIGAVVLSSMTILISDYFLSAWLF
- a CDS encoding MCE family protein: MRNLSAELKVGIFAIIVILILSYMTLKVGILSNILDKGYRLHVAFDNISGLDENSRIKIAGVDSGIVKKIELKDGKAELTLLIRPENKIYENAKASLRMTGLLGDKYLSLTVGTSDHALLKDGDYITHIDPSADMDVLATELTAAGANVGTLAGSLGDILQDPEKKAISEVIHNLQIISEDLKVILAENKEPLHVTLANFEEFSKTLAEKGPGLIASLERVAAKLDEKAPGLVDDLQQVAGDLKVVIEENRFALKDSVQNIRDVSASVNKITTKLEKGEGTIGKLLKEQELYDSLNKVAGGAEKAIDVTDKLRTYMDFRADYSVRGSDWRGYFDLTLQPRPDKYYILGVVKDPNGSVETTVTDINGATSTKEEVASKFEFTAQFAKRFENLALRIGMTETTLGVGSDYYFNDDIGRVRLDIWDFNADEVKAERAHAKVGVDYKFFKYMFVSGGIDNFFNEDQVGAYIGGGLMFEDEDFKYIFGKSPNLSLP
- a CDS encoding N-6 DNA methylase, translating into MNERKTESIVRSHFGKFKDIIHFEEQASDNAKINKLLKSASKKGSGKGRPEFLISFFGNSELLIVIECKADNTKHESPTKDKFSEFAVDGVLLYSSYLSKDFDVLAIAVSGQTKQQLKVSHFLQLKGERKAVAIFGNKLLSANDYLDGYLKSPEKFRQDYNTLLEFTKQLNETLHSYKILESQRSLLISCILIALENKAFKTAYPLFGSTNTKDTAEDKKEKVENASKELANYLVDTVSNELKNANIKGDKLDNLNIQFSFIRTDTSLSTKKEVLKNLITNIDENINSFIKTHEYFDVLGQLYIEFLRYANSDKGLGIVLTPPHITELFSDLAQVNKNSIAYDNCTGTSGFLISGMKKMIESAKGDQEKIKEIKKNHLIGVEYQSHIFALAVSNMYIHQDGKTNIINGNCFDDDIIKLVKNRKPTVGFLNPPYKADKKKDIDELEFVLNNLECLVDGGTCVAIVPMQSALAQSGKVFELKKKLLENHTLEAVLSMPDELFINSDVGVVACIMVFTAHKPHPENKETFFGYFKDDGFEKRKNKGRIDVYGKWENIKDKWVHHFRNRTEEAGFSVKKIVSAYDEWCAEAFMETDYSKLTPSDFLNEVKKYVAFKVLNQ
- a CDS encoding ABC transporter ATP-binding protein, translating into MIELIDIHKSFGSNHVLRGVNLKIEKGESLVVIGGSGSGKSVILKHIIGLLAPDKGKVFIDTVDLSGLNEDGLNNIRKKFGMLFQSAALFDSMKVWENVGFGLMRHTRMSEKEIKEAASQKLKLVGLAGVEDLMPSELSGGMRKRVGLARAIAMEPEILLYDEPTTGLDPIMADVIDELIIEMRERLNITSIAITHDMKSAYKIADRIAMLYNGVIISEGTPDEIKNTKDPAVKQFVEGNAEGPITLQGMKI
- a CDS encoding restriction endonuclease subunit S codes for the protein MKLVELNTIFDIQYGNQFDLYKLETDELSDINFVSRSSQNLGVMAKVSRFNDVEPFPAGLITVTLGGTYLLSSFIQQDIFYTAQNIKVLKPKREMSVIEKLYYCKVIEANRYRYTSHGREANITLDTLLVPDRLPEDFRKIKLDSVPLPNTNPLIKKKIELHPENWKYFKYNELFSIERGKGPRIKDVVKGNTPFVTSIDSNNGITNFIDAPTVHSANTISVNRNGSVAEAFYQPLAYCSTEDVHIFTPKFKINKYIALFFVTLIKMEKYRYSYGRKWGLERMKESIIKLPVDKKGSPDFDFMEDFVKSLPYSSSL